A genomic region of Anas acuta chromosome 1, bAnaAcu1.1, whole genome shotgun sequence contains the following coding sequences:
- the LOC137863280 gene encoding lymphotactin-like: MKLHTAAILVIFWLGVFTMHTAKGSIGSQPMRKFSCVTLSTQKLDIRQLVNYEKQQVPLNAVMFITAKGIKICVHPDQKWVQVAMKRIDQKRTAKKK, translated from the exons ATGAAGCTCCATACTGCAGCTATCCTGGTCATCTTCTGGCTTGGTGTCTTCACCATGCACACAGCAAAAG GAAGCATTGGAAGTCAACCAATGCGCAAATTTTCTTGTGTGACTCTATCTACACAGAAACTGGACATCAGACAGCTTGTCAACTATGAAAAGCAACAAGTTCCCTTAAATGCTGTCAT gtTTATCACAGCAAAAGGTATCAAGATCTGTGTACACCCTGATCAGAAATGGGTACAAGTTGCTATGAAGAGAATAGACCAAAAACGTACcgccaagaaaaaataa